Proteins from one Hemicordylus capensis ecotype Gifberg chromosome 7, rHemCap1.1.pri, whole genome shotgun sequence genomic window:
- the AHDC1 gene encoding transcription factor Gibbin isoform X3 gives MNLHCKHGRPRELKCNSRSSKTEGPASTFADAHPSNCSAKRHVGEDELRKRLKSQGPPVPSGGTIRSSSDYSCEPKFYQAGHLGQKASASLAEKALSFSMLGFPEGSCSGLGPEHKSGLLRHAETADRFKSLHAQGSPKMEDLPPANALGCPGDARGLDETATQDRAAKTFSNATLASGRCNIDNIISLLKSKCGNGRINLYPVVQLIDIMKDINRLSQDLKSCGVHLDCSSLQLNSHPPLSEEGRDQGLQYSFYSSPLLANSIRSPDELATQGSTKAELSKQTRPSLCMGEPESSSEGAQYPASQGSPALKAPSSVDEASSSESDTTDYTELADTDILSELASLACPGPQLLDHQPPESHPQLMQGLDSRSQFIGSQSLEHQPQLVDSKSLEPPPEPLALQTVEPLPAPPGLQTLEPLELQTLEPLSDSLSLQSLEPLSEPLGLQSLGALDHPLLDSQAQLLDPETQLLSPLPKLLDSQPQLGAEEPLGAHPLPPQSRLGGCSLRGVVRRGAGRGRDDHRKYALRRTDKPKILCRRRRGGRGRRAEIVAETRILPMAVPVEMVMPQPEEASVPMAAVATTDNVVDPIIPTLEPEDSQKVAASLPVQKPKCRGARRMVVKMAKIPVSLGRRNKTTYKVSSLNSNLNLEGKELSTCTTTEPTPLLKMKNNGRNVVVVFPPGEMPIILKRKRGRPPKNLMLGPCKPKEPTTEVKKRRRRKQKLASPQPSYVADTNDSKADYSDVLAKLAFLNRQSQCSARCSPPRCWTPSEPDSIHQAPDTQSISHFLHRVQGFRRRGGKGGGFGRGGGHSARSSRCSFSDFFEGIGKKKKASPVTAMHTDPVHPRKRGRPEPDSMDKPKRKRRSRKNGVLFPEQNPSQNFNDGASEWGGEKESPWMSHHGHLSSQANRNCSYQGADSRTFHSSALETSSSSRAGFYGGSNPSSQSELSQERHSLFTGYFRSLLDSDDSSDLLDFALSNTRSESRKSTTTYTAPPNAIATQRGMASYPSRGGKVTPSSSTTTATTEAPFHTVMPNRQSFPPSRATGYSMSQAASECCGTDTFQKLAPLSAVSRSPTAHSTAASSYAQYSSYSSSGGQNVTPSSLFQQGKPYHPTQDCPNNKDCSFTYGSGSSLPSSPSSAHSASYAQQASGPSLPLSKAAFFNSSDPSQFSSSSHTPMRCDSRASTVSPGGYMVPKGSASFQPSPENCRQFPSASQWAFRQAYGSLDWNSEAFSQLYNPGFDCHINEPNVILDISNYTPQKAKQQTVSETFSESSSDSTQFNQPAGYRRANSEASSSEGQSSLSSLEKLMMDWNESSAAPGYNWNQSVLFQSSSKPGRGRRKKVDIFDAAHLNFSTAAYPSKRGTGARQPRGSRGACASKKERGTGKTKFPTKSQPVNPLFQDSTDLGLDYYSGDSSMSPLPSQSRGFGLSERDPCDYAGPYSMNPSTPSDGTFGQGFQSDSPGLGQADLESKHFPTLPHQLAAPPPQQTVFEAGLQKAFSPNCSPTLAFKEDLRPSDIRKLPACDSLKHSMQAAGSMGHSAAHMACRDLPMSQPHYDSPSCKNPGYWYSPTSSTRSPPYDNKAGVGMLVDFMGRSPDASCLNPHLASPPSTNPSKPEKEPMDMARAHHRGAYICPLMNDLNISPVPRDSMLPLQDNYRYPSFAPQGHPIMAAAQKSGFLGPVLEQHPEDTFTVTSL, from the exons AGAACTCAAGTGTAACAGCCGGAGCAGCAAAACAGAAG GTCCGGCTTCTACCTTTGCAGATGCccaccccagcaactgctctgCCAAGAGGCATGTTGGTGAAGATGAACTGAGGAAGCGCCTCAAATCCCAGGGACCCCCAGTCCCATCAGGAGGCACCATTCGCAGCTCTTCTGATTACTCCTGCGAGCCAAAGTTCTACCAGGCCGGGCACCTGGGCCAGAAGGCATCAGCATCTCTAGCAGAGAAAGCCTTGTCATTCAGCATGCTTGGCTTTCCAGAAGGTTCCTGCTCAGGATTAGGTCCAGAGCACAAGTCGGGATTACTTCGTCATGCCGAGACAGCTGACCGATTCAAGAGCCTTCATGCCCAGGGCAGCCCCAAGATGGAAGACCTGCCACCAGCCAACGCTCTGGGGTGCCCTGGTGATGCCCGGGGGCTGGACGAGACAGCTACACAAGACAGAGCCGCCAAGACcttctccaatgccactctggcCTCTGGCCGGTGCAACATTGACAACATCATCTCTCTCCTGAAAAGCAAGTGCGGCAATGGCCGCATCAACCTCTACCCTGTGGTGCAGCTCATCGACATCATGAAGGATATCAACCGCCTCTCCCAGGACCTGAAGAGTTGCGGTGTTCACCTGGACTGCAGCAGCCTACAGCTCAACAGCCACCCGCCACTCAGCGAAGAAGGCAGGGATCAGGGCCTGCAGTATAGCTTCTACTCTTCCCCGCTGCTGGCCAACAGCATACGCAGCCCTGATGAGCTGGCGACACAGGGCAGCACCAAAGCCGAGCTGTCCAAGCAAACCCGGCCCAGCCTCTGCATGGGAGAGCCAGAGAGCAGCAGTGAAGGTGCCCAGTATCCAGCTTCCCAGGGCAGTCCTGCTTTGAAGGCTCCCAGCAGCGTCGACGAAGCCAGCAGCTCGGAGTCCGACACTACAGATTATACCGAATTGGCCGACACGGATATCCTAAGTGAACTGGCTTCTCTTGCGTGCCCAGGGCCCCAGCTGCTAGATCATCAACCTCCAGAATCCCACCCCCAGTTGATGCAAGGGCTAGATTCCAGGTCCCAGTTCATTGGCTCGCAGTCTCTAGAACACCAGCCTCAGCTGGTCGACTCCAAGTCTCTAGAGCCTCCTCCAGAACCCCTGGCCCTGCAGACTGTCGAGCCGCTGCCGGCACCGCCGGGGCTACAGACGCTAGAACCTCTGGAGCTGCAGACTCTGGAGCCTTTGTCTGACTCACTCTCGCTCCAATCCCTGGAACCCCTTTCGGAGCCACTAGGGCTTCAGTCTTTAGGGGCTCTGGATCACCCATTGCTTGACTCCCAAGCCCAGCTTCTGGATCCAGAGACCCAGCTGCTAAGTCCCCTGCCCAAGTTGCTGGACTCCCAACCCCAGCtgggggcagaggagcccctaGGAGCACACCCGCTACCGCCCCAATCCCGCCTCGGAGGCTGCTCCCTGAGAGGAGTGGTACGGCGAGGAGCAGGGCGGGGAAGGGATGACCACAGGAAATATGCTCTGCGTAGAACAGATAAACCAAAGATTCTCTGCCGCCGGCGGAGGGGAGGCCGGGGGCGACGGGCAGAAATTGTAGCTGAGACGAGAATCCTCCCCATGGCTGTGCCCGTGGAGATGGTTATGCCACAGCCAGAGGAAGCCAGTGTGCCAATGGCAGCTGTTGCTACGACAGACAACGTGGtggatcccatcatccccactctGGAGCCTGAAGACAGCCAGAAGGTCGCTGCCAGTCTGCCGGTCCAAAAGCCCAAGTGCCGTGGGGCGCGCAGGATGGTAGTGAAGATGGCCAAGATCCCGGTCTCCCTCGGGAGGAGGAACAAGACGACATACAAAGTGTCCTCCCTCAACAGCAACTTGAACCTAGAAGGCAAAGAGTTGTCAACTTGCACCACGACAGAGCCCACTCCGCTGTTGAAGATGAAGAACAACGGCCGCAATGTGGTGGTGGTCTTCCCTCCAGGCGAGATGCCGATTATCCTGAAGCGCAAACGAGGGAGGCCCCCCAAAAACCTGATGCTGGGGCCTTGCAAACCCAAGGAGCCCACCACAGAGGTGAAGAAACGGAGGCGGAGGAAACAGAAACTAGCCTCGCCACAACCTTCTTATGTGGCTGACACCAATGACAGTAAAGCTGATTACTCGGATGTGTTGGCAAAGCTGGCCTTTCTGAACCGCCAGAGCCAGTGCTCAGCCCGTTGCTCCCCACCACGCTGCTGGACTCCAAGCGAGCCAGACTCCATCCACCAGGCCCCTGACACACAAAGCATCTCCCACTTCTTGCACAGGGTCCAGGGCTTCCGCAGACGTGGCGGCAAAGGAGGTGGCtttgggcggggagggggccactctgccCGCTCCTCTCGCTGCTCCTTTAGCGATTTCTTTGAAGGCATTGGCAAGAAGAAAAAGGCGAGCCCAGTCACTGCCATGCACACTGACCCTGTTCACCCGCGGAAAAGGGGCCGGCCAGAGCCAGACTCCATGGACAAGCCCAAAAGGAAGAGGCGGTCTCGCAAGAATggagtgctcttcccagagcagaaccCTAGTCAGAATTTTAACGACGGGGCCTCTGAATGGGGTGGAGAAAAGGAGAGCCCTTGGATGTCCCATCATGGACACCTCTCCAGCCAAGCCAACAGGAACTGCAGTTATCAAGGTGCTGATTCTCGGACCTTCCACTCTTCGGCACTGGAGACGAGTTCCTCCAGCAGGGCTGGTTTCTATGGTGGGAGCAATCCGTCTTCACAGTCGGAGCTAAGCCAGGAGAGACACAGCCTGTTCACAGGCTACTTCCGCTCCCTGTTGGACTCAGACGATTCCTCTGATCTGCTGGACTTTGCCCTCTCAAACACGCGTTCCGAGTCGCGCAAATCCACCACCACCTACACAGCCCCTCCCAACGCCATTGCTACCCAGAGAGGCATGGCGTCTTATCCAAGCCGCGGTGGCAAAGTgacaccctcctcctccaccaccactgctacTACTGAGGCACCCTTCCACACGGTCATGCCAAACCGGCAGTCATTCCCTCCCAGCAGAGccacaggatacagcatgtcccAGGCCGCTTCCGAGTGCTGTGGCACAGACACCTTCCAGAAGCTGGCCCCACTCTCGGCTGTGTCCAGGTCACCCACGGCTCATTCCACAGCGGCCTCCAGCTATGCACAGTatagcagctacagcagcagcgGAGGGCAGAACGTGACCCCCTCGAGCTTATTCCAGCAAGGGAAGCCCTACCACCCCACACAGGACTGCCCCAACAACAAGGACTGCAGCTTCACCTACGGCAGTGGCAGCAGTCTGCCCTCCTCACCGAGCAGTGCCCACAGTGCCAGCTATGCCCAGCAGGCTTCGGGGCCCAGCTTGCCACTGAGTAAGGCGGCCTTCttcaacagctcagaccccagcCAGTTCTCCAGTTCCTCCCACACACCCATGAGGTGTGACAGCCGCGCAAGCACTGTGTCTCCAGGGGGCTATATGGTCCCCAAAGGTTCAGCCTCCTTTCAGCCCTCCCCTGAGAACTGTCGGCAGTTCCCCAGTGCCTCCCAGTGGGCTTTCCGGCAAGCTTATGGCAGCCTGGACTGGAACTCTGAGGCCTTCAGCCAGCTATACAACCCGGGCTTTGACTGCCATATCAACGAACCCAATGTCATCCTGGATATCTCCAACTACACACCCCAGAAGGCCAAGCAACAGACCGTCTCGGAGACCTTCTCCGAATCTTCCTCAGACAGCACCCAGTTCAACCAACCAGCTGGCTACAGGAGGGCCAACAGCGAGGCCTCATCCAGCGAGGGCCAGTCCAGCCTCTCGagcctggagaagctgatgaTGGACTGGAACGAGTCGTCTGCAGCCCCAGGTTACAACTGGAACCAGAGCGTCTTGTTTCAGAGCAGCTCGAAGCCAGGCCGTGGCAGGCGGAAGAAAGTGGACATATTTGATGCCGCCCACTTGAATTTCTCGACTGCCGCCTATCCCTCCAAGCGGGGCACGGGGGCCCGGCAGCCACGGGGCTCCCGGGGAGCTTGTGCCTCCAAGAAGGAGAGAGGCACCGGGAAAACCAAGTTCCCTACCAAGTCCCAGCCTGTCAACCCCCTGTTCCAAGACAGTACGGATCTAGGCCTGGACTACTACAGTGGCGACAGCAGCatgtcccccctgccctcccagtcCCGGGGCTTTGGGCTGAGCGAACGAGACCCCTGTGACTACGCTGGGCCCTACTCCATGAATCCCTCCACCCCATCTGATGGCACCTTTGGGCAAGGGTTCCAGAGTGACTCCCCTGGCCTGGGGCAGGCCGACCTGGAgagcaagcatttccccactctgccccaccagcTTGCTGCCCCGCCCCCTCAGCAGACTGTGTTTGAAGCCGGCTTGCAGAAAGCCTTCTCCCCAAACTGCTCCCCCACACTGGCCTTTAAGGAGGACTTGCGGCCCAGCGACATCCGGAAGCTTCCCGCCTGTGACTCCCTCAAACACAGCATGCAAGCAGCTGGCAGCATGGGCCACTCGGCAGCGCACATGGCCTGCCGGGACCTGCCCATGTCTCAGCCCCACtatgactcccccagctgcaaaaACCCTGGCTATTGGTACTCTCCCACCTCCAGCACCCGCAGCCCTCCTTATGACAACAAGGCTGGGGTGGGGATGCTGGTGGACTTCATGGGGAGGAGCCCGGATGCCTCCTGCCTCAACCCCCACCTGGCCAGCCCCCCCAGCACCAACCCTTCCAAGCCCGAGAAGGAGCCCATGGACATGGCGAGGGCTCACCACCGAGGGGCCTACATTTGCCCTTTGATGAATGACTTGAATATCTCCCCAGTCCCGAGAGACTCTATGCTGCCGCTGCAGGACAACTACAGGTACCCCAGCTTTGCACCCCAAGGGCACCCCATCATGGCCGCAGCCCAGAAGAGCGGGTTTTTGGGTCCAGTGCTAGAGCAACACCCCGAGGACACATTCACAGTCACCTCATTGTAG